In Deltaproteobacteria bacterium, one genomic interval encodes:
- a CDS encoding IS5/IS1182 family transposase — translation WMNRFRRLLVRWEKREQNYEAMLHLACAWITMKLAGVFG, via the coding sequence CGTGGATGAACCGATTCCGCCGGCTCCTCGTCCGCTGGGAGAAGCGCGAGCAGAACTACGAGGCAATGCTCCATCTCGCCTGTGCCTGGATCACGATGAAACTGGCTGGGGTTTTCGGATAG